In Arthrobacter burdickii, one DNA window encodes the following:
- a CDS encoding DNA-directed RNA polymerase subunit beta', translating into MSSESSFGLMRIGLATADEIRGWSYGEVKKPETINYRTLKPEKDGLFCEKIFGPSRDWECYCGKYKRVRFKGIICERCGVEVTRAKVRRERMGHIELAAPVTHIWYFKGVPSRLGYLLDLAPKDLEKVIYFAAYMITSVDEENRHAELPNLQAEHDLEKKQMTDQRDSDIAAIAKDLEDELARLEGEGAKAADKKKARDSADRQMANVRKRADADIERLVQVWERFKTLKVADLEGDEGLYRELRDRYGLYFEGSMGAEAIKKRLENFDMPAEAEMLRDIIQNGKGQRKTRALKRLKVVNAFLTTTNSPLGMVLDAVPVIPPELRPMVQLDGGRFATSDLNDLYRRVINRNNRLKRLLDLGAPEIIVNNEKRMLQEAVDSLFDNGRRGRPVTGPGNRPLKSLSDMLKGKQGRFRQNLLGKRVDYSGRSVIVVGPQLKLHQCGLPKQMALELFKPFVMKRLVDLNHAQNIKSAKRMVERYRPQVWDVLEEIITEHPVLLNRAPTLHRLGIQAFEPQLVEGKALQLHPLVCGAFNADFDGDQMAVHLPLSPEAQAEARILMLSSNNILKPSDGRPVTLPSQDMIIGLHHLTTKREGSAGEGRVFTSVAEAIMAFDMGSLHLNSVVRIRVDNFVPSADIEAPEGWEPGTPALIETSLGQVLFNETLPLDYPWVEKVADKGQLSTIVNDLAERYPKVVTAATLDNLKDAGFYWATRSGVTVAISDISAPINKAGIMEGYETQAAKVQSQFDKGLIADEERRQELIDIWNKATNEVAASMRDAMPKDNTINRMVSSGARGNWLQVRQIAGIRGLVANPKGEIIPRPIKSSYREGLSVLEYFIATHGARKGLADTALRTANSGYLTRRLVDVSQDVIVREDDCGTERGLKVTIAVPNADGELVLHEEVENSAYARTLATDVVDSKGEVLAAAGSDVGDVLIGELFEAGIAEIKVRSVLTCESSVGTCALCYGRSLATGKTVDIGEAVGIIAAQSIGEPGTQLTMRTFHTGGVASAEDITQGLPRIQELFEARTPKGVAPISEVAGRVTIEDAEKQLRLVVTPDDGSEEIAYPVLRRARLLVADGDHVEVGQQLVFGAVDPKQILRILGPRKAQEFLVDEVQRVYRSQGVGIHDKHVEVIVRQMLRRVTVIESGESDLLPGELAERRRFEDENRRVVSEGKKPASGRPELMGITKASLATESWLSAASFQETTRVLTQAAMEGKSDPLLGLKENVIIGKLIPAGTGLDRYTKVTVEPTEEAKANLFTGPSAFSDFDYAGVEGGLSPEFHAIPLDDYDMGNSDFR; encoded by the coding sequence TCGCGGCCTACATGATCACCTCGGTCGACGAGGAGAACCGCCACGCCGAACTGCCGAACCTCCAGGCCGAGCACGACCTCGAGAAGAAGCAGATGACGGACCAGCGTGACTCCGACATCGCCGCGATCGCCAAGGACCTCGAGGACGAGCTTGCCCGTCTCGAGGGCGAAGGCGCCAAGGCTGCCGACAAGAAGAAGGCACGCGACTCGGCCGACCGCCAGATGGCGAACGTCCGCAAGCGCGCCGACGCCGACATCGAGCGCCTGGTCCAGGTGTGGGAGCGCTTCAAGACCCTGAAGGTCGCAGACCTCGAGGGCGACGAAGGACTCTACCGCGAGCTGCGCGACCGCTACGGCCTGTACTTCGAGGGCTCCATGGGCGCCGAGGCGATCAAGAAGCGCCTCGAGAACTTCGACATGCCTGCCGAGGCAGAGATGCTGCGCGACATCATCCAGAACGGCAAGGGCCAGCGGAAGACGCGCGCCCTGAAGCGCCTCAAGGTGGTCAACGCGTTCCTGACGACGACGAACAGCCCCCTGGGCATGGTCCTCGACGCCGTGCCGGTGATCCCGCCGGAACTGCGCCCGATGGTCCAGCTCGACGGTGGCCGTTTCGCGACGTCCGACCTCAACGACCTGTACCGCCGCGTCATCAACCGGAACAACCGCCTCAAGCGCCTGCTGGACCTCGGAGCTCCCGAGATCATCGTGAACAACGAGAAGCGCATGCTGCAGGAAGCGGTCGACTCCCTGTTCGACAACGGCCGCCGTGGCCGTCCGGTCACCGGACCGGGCAACCGTCCCCTGAAGTCCCTCTCGGACATGCTCAAGGGCAAGCAGGGTCGTTTCCGCCAGAACCTCCTCGGCAAGCGCGTCGACTACTCGGGCCGTTCGGTCATCGTTGTCGGCCCGCAGCTGAAGCTGCACCAGTGTGGTCTGCCCAAGCAGATGGCCCTGGAGCTCTTCAAGCCGTTCGTGATGAAGCGCCTGGTTGACCTCAACCACGCGCAGAACATCAAGAGCGCCAAGCGCATGGTCGAGCGTTACCGCCCCCAGGTGTGGGACGTCCTCGAAGAGATCATCACCGAGCACCCCGTGCTGCTGAACCGTGCACCTACCCTGCACCGCCTCGGCATCCAGGCGTTCGAGCCGCAGCTGGTGGAAGGCAAGGCCCTCCAGCTGCACCCCCTGGTCTGTGGTGCGTTCAACGCGGACTTCGACGGCGACCAGATGGCAGTCCACCTGCCGCTGAGCCCCGAGGCCCAGGCCGAGGCGCGCATCCTGATGCTCTCCTCGAACAACATCCTGAAGCCGTCCGACGGCCGTCCGGTCACCCTGCCCTCGCAGGACATGATCATCGGTCTGCACCACCTCACCACCAAGCGTGAGGGAAGTGCCGGCGAAGGCCGCGTCTTCACCAGCGTCGCCGAGGCGATCATGGCGTTCGACATGGGCTCGCTCCACCTCAACTCGGTGGTCCGGATCCGCGTGGACAACTTCGTGCCCAGTGCCGACATCGAGGCTCCCGAGGGCTGGGAGCCCGGTACGCCGGCGCTGATCGAGACCTCGCTCGGACAGGTCCTGTTCAACGAGACGCTTCCCCTGGACTACCCCTGGGTGGAGAAGGTCGCTGACAAGGGCCAGCTCTCGACGATCGTCAACGATCTGGCGGAGCGCTACCCGAAGGTCGTCACGGCGGCAACGCTGGACAACCTGAAGGACGCCGGTTTCTACTGGGCAACCCGCTCGGGCGTCACCGTCGCCATCTCGGACATCTCCGCGCCGATCAACAAGGCCGGCATCATGGAGGGCTACGAGACGCAGGCCGCCAAGGTCCAGTCGCAGTTCGACAAGGGGCTCATCGCCGACGAGGAGCGCCGCCAGGAGCTCATCGACATCTGGAACAAGGCGACCAACGAGGTTGCCGCATCCATGCGCGACGCGATGCCGAAGGACAACACCATCAACCGCATGGTGTCCTCCGGTGCCCGTGGTAACTGGCTGCAGGTCCGCCAGATCGCCGGTATCCGTGGCCTCGTGGCCAACCCGAAGGGCGAGATCATCCCTCGTCCGATCAAGTCCTCGTACCGCGAGGGCCTGTCGGTCCTGGAGTACTTCATCGCGACGCACGGTGCCCGTAAGGGCCTCGCCGACACCGCCCTGCGTACGGCCAACTCGGGTTACCTGACCCGACGCCTGGTCGACGTCTCGCAGGACGTCATCGTCCGCGAGGACGACTGCGGGACCGAGCGTGGCCTGAAGGTCACCATCGCCGTGCCGAACGCCGATGGCGAGCTGGTGCTGCACGAGGAGGTCGAGAACTCGGCGTACGCACGTACGCTGGCCACCGACGTCGTCGATTCCAAGGGGGAGGTGCTCGCTGCCGCGGGCTCCGACGTCGGGGACGTGCTCATCGGTGAACTGTTCGAGGCCGGTATCGCCGAGATCAAGGTCCGCTCTGTGCTCACCTGTGAGTCCAGTGTCGGAACCTGTGCCCTGTGCTACGGCCGTTCGCTCGCGACCGGCAAGACCGTGGACATCGGAGAGGCCGTCGGCATCATCGCCGCACAGTCCATCGGTGAGCCCGGTACCCAGCTGACCATGCGTACCTTCCACACCGGTGGTGTCGCATCGGCGGAGGACATCACCCAGGGTCTGCCCCGTATCCAGGAGCTCTTCGAGGCGCGTACCCCCAAGGGTGTCGCCCCGATCTCCGAGGTCGCAGGGCGCGTCACCATCGAGGATGCCGAGAAGCAGCTTCGCCTGGTGGTCACCCCGGATGACGGCTCCGAGGAGATCGCGTACCCGGTCCTCCGGCGTGCACGCCTCCTGGTCGCCGACGGCGACCACGTCGAGGTTGGGCAGCAGCTCGTCTTCGGTGCGGTCGACCCGAAGCAGATCCTGCGTATCCTGGGCCCCCGCAAGGCGCAGGAGTTCCTGGTGGACGAGGTCCAGCGCGTGTACCGCAGCCAGGGTGTGGGCATCCACGACAAGCACGTGGAGGTCATCGTCCGCCAGATGCTGCGTCGCGTCACCGTGATCGAGTCCGGCGAGTCGGACCTGCTCCCCGGTGAGCTGGCAGAGCGTCGCCGCTTCGAGGACGAGAACCGTCGCGTGGTATCCGAGGGCAAGAAGCCGGCGTCCGGCCGTCCCGAGCTCATGGGTATCACCAAGGCGTCGCTCGCCACCGAGTCGTGGCTGTCGGCCGCTTCCTTCCAGGAGACCACGCGTGTCCTCACGCAGGCCGCCATGGAAGGCAAGAGCGATCCGCTGCTGGGCCTCAAGGAGAACGTCATCATCGGTAAGCTCATCCCGGCCGGTACCGGCCTGGACCGCTACACGAAGGTCACGGTCGAGCCCACCGAGGAAGCCAAGGCGAACCTCTTCACCGGTCCGAGCGCGTTCAGCGACTTCGACTACGCCGGTGTCGAGGGTGGCCTGAGCCCCGAGTTCCACGCCATCCCGCTGGACGACTACGACATGGGCAACAGCGACTTCCGCTGA
- the rpsL gene encoding 30S ribosomal protein S12 translates to MPTINQLVRKGRSPKVSKTKAPALKGSPMKRGVCTRVYTTTPKKPNSALRKVARVRLNGGIEVTAYIPGVGHNLQEHSIVLVRGGRVKDLPGVRYKIIRGALDTQGVKNRKQARSRYGAKMEKK, encoded by the coding sequence GTGCCTACGATTAACCAGCTGGTCCGCAAGGGCCGGTCACCTAAGGTCTCCAAGACCAAGGCGCCCGCACTCAAGGGCAGCCCCATGAAGCGCGGCGTTTGCACCCGCGTCTACACCACCACCCCGAAGAAGCCGAACTCGGCTCTCCGCAAGGTCGCCCGCGTGCGCCTCAACGGTGGCATCGAAGTTACCGCCTACATCCCCGGTGTCGGTCACAACCTTCAGGAACACTCCATCGTGCTCGTGCGCGGCGGACGTGTGAAGGACCTTCCCGGTGTCCGATACAAGATCATCCGTGGCGCGCTCGACACCCAGGGCGTGAAGAACCGCAAGCAGGCTCGCAGCCGCTACGGCGCAAAGATGGAGAAGAAGTAA
- the rpsG gene encoding 30S ribosomal protein S7, whose translation MPRKGPAPKRPLVLDPVYGSPLVTQLINKVLVDGKKSTAERIVYGALEGARAKSGGDPVAALKKAMDNVKPTLEVRSRRVGGATYQVPVEVKPGRSTALALRWLVGYSKARREKTMTERLQNEILDASNGLGAAVKRREDTHKMAESNKAFAHYRW comes from the coding sequence ATGCCTCGTAAGGGCCCGGCCCCCAAGCGGCCGCTCGTACTCGATCCCGTCTACGGTTCACCCCTGGTCACGCAGCTGATCAACAAGGTGCTCGTCGACGGCAAGAAGTCCACCGCTGAGCGCATCGTCTACGGTGCCCTCGAAGGCGCACGCGCCAAGTCAGGTGGCGACCCCGTGGCAGCCCTCAAGAAGGCCATGGACAACGTGAAGCCGACCCTCGAGGTCCGCTCACGCCGTGTGGGTGGAGCCACCTACCAGGTCCCCGTCGAGGTCAAGCCCGGTCGTTCGACCGCCCTGGCCCTTCGCTGGCTCGTCGGCTACTCCAAGGCCCGTCGCGAGAAGACCATGACCGAGCGCCTCCAGAACGAGATCCTGGACGCTTCCAACGGTCTCGGTGCCGCAGTCAAGCGCCGTGAAGACACGCACAAGATGGCCGAGTCGAACAAGGCCTTCGCACACTACCGCTGGTAG